In one Phyllostomus discolor isolate MPI-MPIP mPhyDis1 chromosome 8, mPhyDis1.pri.v3, whole genome shotgun sequence genomic region, the following are encoded:
- the LOC118502111 gene encoding NACHT, LRR and PYD domains-containing protein 1-like: protein MSRIVPQHSWMVAGPLLDIKAEPGAVAAVYLPHFVDLQGKNMDMSWFQVAHMKQEGIVLEKPARVEPHYAVLENPSFSPIGVLLRIIHAVLPIPITSNVLLYHHLRHEEVTFHLYLIPNDCSIRKVAPNQKGQARVG, encoded by the exons ATGAGCCGGATTGTCCCACAGCACAGCTGGATGGTGGCAGGGCCTCTGCTTGACATCAAGGCCGAACCAGGAGCCGTGGCAGCTGTGTACCTCCCTCACTTTGTAGATCTCCAAG gaaaaaatatggaCATGTCCTGGTTCCAAGTGGCCCACATGAAACAGGAGGGGATAGTCCTGGAGAAGCCAGCCAGGGTGGAGCCCCACTACGCAGTCCTGGAGAACCCCAGCTTCTCCCCCATCGGAGTTCTACTGAGAATTATCCACGCTGTCCTGCCCATTCCCATCACCTCCAATGTGCTGCTCTACCATCACCTCCGGCATGAGGAAGTGACCTTCCACCTCTACCTGATTCCCAATGACTGCTCCATTCGCAAGGTGGCACCAAACCAGAAAGGCCAGGCCAGAGTGGGCTGA